Proteins from a genomic interval of Maniola jurtina chromosome 8, ilManJurt1.1, whole genome shotgun sequence:
- the LOC123867350 gene encoding uncharacterized protein LOC123867350 isoform X1 — MVSVNKLYVNFSCVIKTALDDILTRLKETVEMSLLPYFLLCVISVQGLPLQNTEDIPEINIYRLHTFDPAGFSITWEPIKTRNESNPIIGIKVKVWKTPCVMSTVYKITDGNLSRTSKYDPQTFSMGTVPNELPEYVVIVRPEEVTASIPHIDRETWYHIRALAFTATAEGKYSNPMDFKLNSNVEADKKNTCENLNSQSVFSEY; from the exons ATGGTTAGTGTAAACAAGTTATATGTGAACTTCAGTTGTGTTATCAAAACTGCTTTGGACGATATTTTAACac GACTAAAAGAAACTGTAGAGATGTCATTACTACCCTATTTTCTACTCTGTGTGATATCTGTGCAAGGGTTACCACTTCAAAATACGGAAGACATACCAGAAATCAATATTTATCGATTACACACATTCGATCCCGCTGGCTTCTCGATCACGTGGGAACCAATCAAAACGAGAAATGAGAGCAACCCTATTATTGGAATAAAA GTTAAGGTGTGGAAAACTCCATGCGTAATGTCCACCGTTTACAAAATAACCGATGGAAACTTATCGAGGACTTCAAAATATGATCCGCAG ACATTCAGCATGGGCACAGTACCTAACGAGCTACCAGAATACGTCGTCATAGTGAGACCTGAGGAGGTGACAGCTTCAATACCCCACATCGACCGCGAGACCTGGTACCACATCCGAGCGCTGGCCTTCACAGCCACGGCCGAGGGGAAGTACTCCAACCCCATGGATTTCAAGCTCAACTCAAATGTTGAGGCTGACAAGAAGAACACATGTGAAAACCTTAACTCGCAATCTGTATTTTCTGAATATTAA
- the LOC123867350 gene encoding uncharacterized protein LOC123867350 isoform X2, with protein MSLLPYFLLCVISVQGLPLQNTEDIPEINIYRLHTFDPAGFSITWEPIKTRNESNPIIGIKVKVWKTPCVMSTVYKITDGNLSRTSKYDPQTFSMGTVPNELPEYVVIVRPEEVTASIPHIDRETWYHIRALAFTATAEGKYSNPMDFKLNSNVEADKKNTCENLNSQSVFSEY; from the exons ATGTCATTACTACCCTATTTTCTACTCTGTGTGATATCTGTGCAAGGGTTACCACTTCAAAATACGGAAGACATACCAGAAATCAATATTTATCGATTACACACATTCGATCCCGCTGGCTTCTCGATCACGTGGGAACCAATCAAAACGAGAAATGAGAGCAACCCTATTATTGGAATAAAA GTTAAGGTGTGGAAAACTCCATGCGTAATGTCCACCGTTTACAAAATAACCGATGGAAACTTATCGAGGACTTCAAAATATGATCCGCAG ACATTCAGCATGGGCACAGTACCTAACGAGCTACCAGAATACGTCGTCATAGTGAGACCTGAGGAGGTGACAGCTTCAATACCCCACATCGACCGCGAGACCTGGTACCACATCCGAGCGCTGGCCTTCACAGCCACGGCCGAGGGGAAGTACTCCAACCCCATGGATTTCAAGCTCAACTCAAATGTTGAGGCTGACAAGAAGAACACATGTGAAAACCTTAACTCGCAATCTGTATTTTCTGAATATTAA
- the LOC123867722 gene encoding sodium channel protein Nach-like: MFPQRKFQSLIIREDQRRFKRRRYVQGRRKSLPYTFREKIKKYLVLFLETSSIHGLNHLVAVGRHPCEIFLWFTMVFLSVFGTVYLSWSTWARYQSSPTVVSMERDMYSWNTTFPCVTLCPEEKLDPTRLDTYLESLHEDDKENFKKFIKTLANTTFENFNTVPEYKGIDPDDYLELLLNLSALFKPTLVTSTSGFDLQIIPTITEMGLCYTINSKVAIYNTPEYRKANRWDVVKSNTSFNVHPLDGEVFSQVNITHSYFAYIHGPYEAPDITAQHYHSPEFLYMTLYVHTIAVYTSPEAARLTLAQRGCRFHYENNLKHNPVYSYNFCRTECRIQLSLKYCQCIPYFYRKIDDEKICNVKGLHCLHKHKDIILGLRDQDGKKVNCSCPPLCNDVNYIISMHSLQGWAIGTTTLQWGMVAYPRMRFKRDIIFGFTDVLVAVGGMAGLFLGCSVLSFAEIIYFFTLRLICYTKTNIKK; this comes from the exons ATGTTCCCCCAAAGGAAATTTCAATCGCTAATAATCCGAGAAGATCAGCGTAGATTCAAACGGCGCCGCTATGTCCAGGGCAGAAGGAAGTCCCTACCTTACACTTTCAGGGAAAAGATCAAGAAGTACTTGGTGCTGTTTCTGGAAACTTCATCGATACATGGCTTGAACCATCTTGTCGCAGTTGGGAGACATCCTTGTGAAAT CTTCCTCTGGTTCACAATGGTGTTCCTGTCAGTATTTGGAACTGTGTACCTCTCGTGGAGCACCTGGGCTCGCTACCAGTCCTCACCAACCGTGGTGTCCATGGAACGAGACATGTACTCCTGGAATACCACATTCCCTTGCGTCACCCTCTGTCCTGAAGAGAAGCTTGATCCCACGAGGTTGGATACTTACCTCGA ATCCTTACATGAAGACGATAAagagaatttcaaaaaattcataAAGACATTAGCGAATACTACTTTCGAAAACTTTAACACGGTACCCGAATACAAAGGCATAGATCCTGACGATTACTTGGAACTTCTGCTCAATTTATCAGCTTTATTCAAGCCAACTCTGGTGACCAGCACTtctggatttgacctgcaaatTATTCCCACAATCACTGAGATGGGACTGTGCTATACCATTAATTCAAAAGTTGCCATATATAATACCCCTGA atatAGGAAAGCAAATAGATGGGACGTTGTCAAATCCAACACTTCATTTAATGTCCATCCGTTAGACGGGGAAGTTTTTTCTCAAGTCAATATAACGCATTCGTATTTT GCTTATATCCACGGCCCGTATGAGGCTCCAGATATCACTGCACAGCATTATCATTCACCAGAGTTTTTATATATGACACTTTATGTCCATACAATAGCTGTGTACACTTCACCAGAAGCTGCAAG ATTAACTTTAGCCCAACGTGGCTGCCGTTTTCACTACGAGAATAATCTAAAGCACAACCCTGTGTACTCGTACAATTTTTGTCGTACCGAGTGCAGAATACAGCTTTCACTCAAATATTGCCAGTGCATTCCTTACTTCTACAGGAAGATCG ATGATGAAAAAATATGCAATGTTAAGGGACTACATTGTTTACATAAGCATAAAG ATATAATTTTAGGATTGAGAGACCAAGACGGGAAGAAAGTTAACTGTTCATGTCCTCCCCTTTGTAATGACGTAAACTATATTATCAGTATGCAT TCGCTTCAGGGATGGGCGATAGGTACTACAACACTCCAATGGGGTATGGTTGCGTATCCCAGGATGAGATTTAAACGTGATATTATCTTTGGTTTTACCGACGTCTTGG TGGCAGTTGGTGGAATGGCGGGACTTTTTCTTGGCTGTAGTGTCCTGAGCTTCGCAGaaatcatatattttttcaCTTTGCGACTCATCTGTTATACGAAAACCAATATCAAAAAATAG